DNA sequence from the Streptomyces sp. NBC_01264 genome:
CTCGCTCTCGCCCTCCGTGGCGGCCGCGGCGGCCATGCACCACTTCACCACCGCGACGCTGTACGCCCTCGCCGTCGATCCCGGCCGGCTCACCCCCGCCCAGCTGGAGGTGCTCTCCGGCATCGCGCCCGGGCGCCGGCTGATGGCGTCCGGCTGGGCCGAGGGACGGACCCAGCAGAACATCCTCGTTCCGGCGGTGTCGGCGACCCCCACCGAGGGCGGCTACCTCCTCAACGGCACGAAGAAGCCGTGCAGCCTGTCCCGTTCCATGGACCTGCTGACCGCCAGCATCGCGGTGCCCGGTCCGGACGGCGCGCCCGAACTGGCCCTGGCGATGGTGAACCTGCCCGCGCGGGGGCTGTCCGTGCACCCGTTCTGGGGCAACGACGTCCTCGCCGGCGCCGAGAGCGACGAGGTCCGGCTGACCGACGTCTTCGTCCCTGAGGAACTGGTCGTCCGGACCACCGCCGAGGACCCCGGCAGGCTCGACGACCTGCAGACGGTCGCCTTCGTCTGGTTCGAGCTGCTGATCTCGGCCGCCTACGTCGGCGCGGCGAGCACGCTGGCCGAGCAGGTGGTGAGCCGGGAGCGGGGCACCGCCGGGGAACGCGCCGCCCTCGTCATCCGGGTCGACTCGGCCTTCGGCCTGCTGGAGGGCGCCGCCCGGGCGGTCCTCGCCGGGCTCGGCGGCGAGGAGGCCGTCGCCCAGGTACTGGTGGCCCGGTACACCGTGCAGGACCTCCTCGCCCAGGCCGTGGACCAGGCGGTGGAACTGCTCGGGGGCCTCGACTTCATCCGCTCCGGCGACCACGCCCGGCTGGCCACCGCCGTGCGCGCGCTCGCCTTCCACCCGCCCGGCCGCGGCGCGGCCGCCGAACCCCTGCTGGCCTGGTTCGCGGGCCACCCCCTGGAGCTGTCATGACCACCACCCACCTGGTCCCCGGGACCCACACCGAGCAGCGGATACTCGACCTGTACCGGGCCCATCTGAGCAAGGGCCGGGCCACCCTCGCGGAGCTCTTCGGCACCCACATGGAGGTGGCGTCGGAGGGGGCGTGGATCACCACCAGCGACGGGGAGCGCTTCCTGAACGCCGGCGGGTACGGGGTCTTCATCATGGGCGCCCGGCACCCCGTCGTCATGGAGGCGGTCGAACGGCAGCTGCGGACCCACCCCGTCGCCACCCGCATCCTGCTGGAACCGACCGTCGCACTGGCCGCCGAGGCCCTCGTCTCGGTGATGCCTCCGGGTCTGGACCGGGTGCACTTCGCCCTGTCGGGCGCCGAGGCCGTGGAGACCGGACTCAAGCTGGCGCGGGCCAACGGCCGCAAGCGTACGGTCTCGATGCACGGCGGCTACCACGGCAAGACCCTCGGAGCCCTCTCGGCCACCGCGAAGGAGGTCTACCAGCGGCCCTTCCGCCCGCTCCTCCCCGACGTCCGGCACCTCCCGTACGGGGACGCCGACGCCCTGGAGGCGGAACTCGCCGCGCACCCCGGCGAGGTGTGCGTGATCCTGGAGCCCCTCCAGGGCGAGGGCGGCGTGATCATCCCGCCCAAGGGCTACCTCAAGCGGGTCGAGGAACTCGTACGCGAACACGACGGGTTCCTGATCCTCGACGAGGTGCAGTCCGGCTTCGGCCGCCTCGGCGAATGGTGGGGCGCCGACATCGAGGGCGTGGTCCCCGACGTCCTGCTCGCGGGCAAGGCGCTCGGCGGCGGAGTGGTCCCGGTCTCGGCCGCCGTCGCGACCCGGGAGGCGTTCCGGCCCTTCGACAAGGACCCCTACGTCCACACCGCCACCTTCTCCGGACAGCCGCTGCTGATGGCCGCCGTCCAGGGCGCGATCCAGGCCGTACGGGACGGCCGGCTGGTCTCCCGCGCCGGTGACCTCGGGGCGGTACTGCTGCCCCGCATCGCCGAGATCGCCCGCCGCAACATTCCCGACCTGCTCGTCGACGTACGCGGTCAAGGGCTGCTCATCGGTGTCGAGCTCACCGAGGCCGGCCTGGCGGGCGAGCTGCTCATCGAGCTGTTCAACCACGGAGTGGTGGCGAACCACTCGATGAACGGCAGTTCGGTGGTGCGGTTCACACCTCCCGCGACCCTCACCGACCAGGAGGTCGACGTGCTCCTCGACTCCTTCGACAAAGCCACCCGCGCCCTGATCAGCGGGTCGGCCACCCTGCCCGGAAGGCGGTAAGAGATCGTGCGGCACGTCGAACTGGAGGCCTGTGTGCGCTCCGAGAAGGCCCGGCACGTCTACGACAACGTACTGCGCTGGGAGCGTTATCCCGAGCTCGCACCGCACGTGCAGTCGACCACGGTCCACGCGACCCACCCCGACCCGGAAGCCGGCTCCAGCTGGGAACTCCACTTCCGCAGCGGACTGCTGCGCTGGACCGAACGGGACCGGTTCCTCCCCGACCAGCTGGAGATCCAATTCGAGCAGACCGAAGGGGACTTCGACGTCTTCTCCGGTACGTGGCGCCTGGAGCAGCGGGGCGATGACGTCGCGGTCCGCTTCTCGGCCGACTTCGACTTCGGCATCCCCAGCCTGGAAGGAATCCTCGACCCCATCGCGGAGCGCGTGATCAGGGAGACGGTCGCCTGGGCCGTCACGGGGCTGTTCCCCCGGACCGACCTGGTCGGCGACACCGGTCTCGACGACTCCGCCCCCGGCCTCCCGGCCACCGTCTGATTCCCGCCCGCCACCCCGGCGGGGCCCCTCAGCAGGATCCGCAGGAGACGACCCATGGACCAGGCCAACCCCTTCGAAACCCCCAGGACCTTCAGCCTCCACCGCGCCGAGTATCTGGTCGGGCTGGCCGTGTCCACCGGGCTGATCATCGCTCACTTCGGGGAGATCCGGTGGCTGCCGGCCATCGCGCTGTTCCTCTACATCGACCTCATCGGCTACCTGCCCGGCGCCATCGCGTTCCGGCGCAGCGGCGGCCGGCCCATCTCCAAGACGTACTACGTGCTCTACAACGTGATGCACAGCCTGATCACCCAGGGCGCGGTCGCCGCGCTGTGGTGCTGGCTGGTGAAGCCCGAATGGGCCCTGCTCGTGCTGCCGTTCCACCTCTTCGGCGACCGGGGGCTGTTCGGCAACTTCATGAAGTCGTTCGCGCTGCCCTTCGAACCGGTCCCGCAGAAGGGCTACCTGCGGCTGCTGGACGATCTCGGGCTCGCCCACCCCAAGCCCGTCGGGCACACCACCGAGCCCGCCCCCGTCGGCCACGTGGCCGCGCGGTCGGCCGGAGCGGCCCGATGAGGTCCGCGGCGAAGGCGCCCGCCCGGCTGCTGATCGACCAGCTGGCCGCGCCGGTGGCGGTGCTCACCGTGCGCCACCAGGGGCGTACGCACGGCACGACGGTCAGCACCCTGACCCGGGTCTCGCACCGCCCGCTGCTCCTCGGGGCGGCGCTGCGGGCCGGGTCGGTGCTGTCCCGGCTGGCCTCCGCCGAAGGCCGGTTCGCCGTCAACGTGCTCGGGGCGTCCCAGAGTTCCGTCGCCCGCTGGTTCGCCTCCAGCGCCCGCCCGGACGGGGTCGAGCAGTTCGCCGCCGTCGACTGGCACCCCGACCCGTACACCGCGGCGCCCCTGCTCGACGGCGCGCTCGCGCACTACGCCTGCCGGCTCTCCGCCCGTCACGTCGTCGGCGACCACGAGGTGCTGCTCGGACACGTCGTCCGGGTCGACAGCGGCGCCGGTGACCCGCTGCTGAGCTACGGGGGCGGACTCTTCGCCGGCGCGCTGCACCCGCGGACCCCACCGGGCGGCGGACACCGACCCCACATCGAGGAGGAAGCGGGATGACCGACACCACACGCGACCGGACGGCCGGCGCGGGCGCGGACCGGGTCACGGCCCCCGAGGCCGACTGGGACACCGCGCCGGGCCTGCTCGACGGCGCCATGAAGCTCACGCTCGGGCCCGAGGACTGCGACCTGGCTTACTGGATCACCTCGGTCGCCCAGGGCACGCTGCGCGACCGGGGGGTGACCGGACACCACGAGGACGCCGGTGTGCCGGAGCTGCTGACCCGGCCGGGTCCGCTGAACGAGGCGCTGACCCTGGAGTTCGGCTTCCGCAGCGTCGCCGAGGAGATCGCCACCCGGCTGCTCGGGCACTACGTGGCCCGCGCGCCCGGCATCCCCGAGATGGAGTTCTACGCCACCCAGATGATCGACGAGGCCCGGCACTCCCGGGTGTTCCGCAATCACCTGGTGGAGCTCGGCAGGCCGGCCGCGACCCTGCTGCGGGACATCGACGAGATGGCGGCCGACTACCGGCGCCGGGTACTGCGGCCGGTCGAGGAGTTCACGCTCGAAGTCATCCGGGACGAGGGGGACTTCCTCGGCGGTGTCGCGGTGTTCGCCATCGTCATCGAAGGGGTCCTGGCCCCCGCGGCCGAACTCAGCGAGCGCAAGTGGACCCCCCTCTCCCCCGCCACCGGGGAGATCTCCCGCGGGACGGCCATCGACGAGATCCGCCATCTGACCGTCGCGAGCACCATCCTGCGCGACCGACTGCGGGAGCACCCCGAGGAGCGGCAGCGGGTGCTGGACGTCATCGGGCGGGGCGTCCGGCTGTGGGACGAGATCCCCGACCGCGAATTCGTCATCCACCGCGAGGAACTGTTCCAGGAGGGCATGGAGGAGCACGCCGACCTCATCGGGGACCACGAGATCTGGCCCGGCGTACGGATGCTCGACACCACAGCCGAGCAGCGCTACGCCATGGCGGAGCGCTGGACCGACGAGATGGCCGAGACGCGCATGGCCTACATGGAACTGCCCGTCGACGTGCTGACCGGCGGTCCGGGGCGGTCGGCATGACAGCGGGCGCACCGGCCGCGGTGATCTGCGGCATCGGCGGGTACGTACCGCCCGGTGTGGTCACCAACCAGGACCTGACCAGCCGTCTGGACACCACCGACGAGTGGATCCGCAGCCGGACGGGCATCGCGGCCCGGCACGTGATCGCGCCCGGCACCGCCACCTCCGACCTCGCGGTCGAGGCGGGTGGGCTGGCCCTGGTCTCGGCGGGCGGCGAGCCCCCGGACGCGGTGGTGCTCGCCACCACCACGCCGGACCGGCCCTGCCCGGCCACCGCACCCGACGTGGCCGCCAGGCTGGGGCTCGACGGTGCGGCGGCGTTCGACGTCGCCGCCGTGTGCTCGGGATTCCTGTACGGCCTCGCCACGGCCTCCGGACTGATCGCGTCGGGGACCGCGCGCAGGGTCCTGCTGATCGGCGCCGACGCCTTCACCACCATCGTGGACCCGGCCGACCGCGGGACCGCGGTCATCTTCGCCGACGGCGCGGGAGCCGTGGTGCTGCGCTCCGGTGACGCCACCGAGCCGGGGGCCGTCGGTCCGCTGGTCCTGGGCAGCGACGGCCGGCTGAGCGACCTGATCGAGGTCCCGGCGGGCGGCTCGCGCCAGCGGTCCTCCGGCCGTCCGCCCGCTCCGGGCGAGGAGTACTTCCGGATGCGGGGGCGCGAGACGTACCGGCACGCCGTGGAGCGGATGAGCGCCGCCTCACGCACGGCCCTGGCGTCGGCGGGCTGGGAGATCGGCGACGTCGACCGGTTCGCCGCCCACCAGGCCAACGGCCGCATCCTCACGGCGGTGGCCGAGGAGCTCGGTGTGCCGGCGGAGCGCTCCCTGTCCAACATCGAGCGGGTCGGCAACACCGGCGCCGCCTCGATCCCCCTGCTACTGGCCCAGTGCACGGCCGACGGCTCCCTCTCAGGGGGCCACCGGCTCCTCATGACCGCCTTCGGCGGAGGTCTCGCCTGGGGCGCCGCCGCCCTGGTCTGGCCGGACGTCAAGGCAGCCTGACCGACACCGCCCCGGCTCACCACGGATCGACACGACTCAAGGAGACCGCAATGCCGAACATGTTCGAGACCCTCAAGGAAATCCTGGTCAGCAAGTTGAAGGTGGAGGCCGGGCAGGTCACGCCCGAAGCCACCCGGGAGGAGGTCGAACTGGACTCACTGGCAGTGGTCGAACTCTCGCTGCTGCTGGAGAAGGAGCTCGGCGTGAACGTCAGCGACGACGAGCTGCTGGACCTGGACACCATCGGCGACATGGCGCTGCTCGTGGAGCAGCGGATGTCGACGGTCTGATGCCCGCCACCGACACCGCGGTCACCGGCCTGGGTCTGGTCACGCCCGGCGGCGTCGGGACGGAGCCGACCTGGGAGGCCGTCCTGGCGGGGCGGGCCACTACGGCCCTCGACCCCGTGCTCGACGGCCACCCGGTCCGGCTCTCGTGCCGCGTCCCCGGATTCGATCCGGACGCGCTGCTCGGGGGCCGGCGGGCGCTGCGCCTCGACCGGTTCGTGCAGTTCGCGCTGGTGGCCGCCGGGGAGGCGGTGGCCGACGCCGGACTGGACCCGGCGACCTGGGACGGTGCCCGGGTCGGCGTCGTACTCGGCTGCGCGGACGGCGGGCCGGGCACCGTCGAGAAGGAGCACCGGACGCTGCTGGAGCAGGGCCCGCGGCGGGTGTCCCCGCTGCTGCTGCCCATGCAGCTGCCGAACATGCTGGCGGGGCAGGCCGCCATCGAGTTCGGTGCCCGCGGCCCCAACCTGGTGGTGGCCACCGCCTGCGCCTCGGGTGCCACCGCGATCGGTACGGCCCGCGACCTGCTGGCGATGGACCGGTGCGACATCGTGCTGGCGGGCGGCAGCGAGGCCATGATCACGCCTTTGGTCATGGCCGGCTTCGCGAGCATGGGGGCCCTGTCGCGGCGCGAGGACGACCCGGCGACCGCGTCGCGCCCCTTCGACGCCGGGCGGGACGGGTTCGTCGCCGGTGAGGGAGCGGGGGTCCTGGTCCTCGAGCGGGCGGCCGACGCCCGTGCCCGCGGCGCCCGGATCCGGGCGCGCATCGCGGGCTACGGAGCCAGCGCGGACGCCCACCACATGACCAGCCCGGACCCGCGGGGCCGCGCCGTCGAGGCCGCCGTACGGGCCGCGCTCGCCGATGCGGGCGCCGCCCCCGGTGACGTCGCGCACGTCAACGCACACGGTACGTCGACTCCGTTGAACGACCTGATGGAGGGGCAGATGCTCGCCCGGGTGTTCGCGGGTCGCCCGCTCGTCACCTCCACGAAGGGGGTGACGGGCCATCTGCTGGGGGCCGCCGGAGCGGTGGAGGCGGCGCTGGGCGTACTCAGCGTGGAGAGGTCGGTGGTTCCGCCCACGGCCTCGCTGGGGGAACTCGATCCGCGGCTCGACCTCGAGGTGGCCACCTCGGCCACCGGTGCGCGCATCGACCTGGCCCTGAGCAATTCCTTCGGATTCGGTGGCCAGAACGCGGTCCTGGCCATCGCCGCCGCCTGACCCGACGACAGGGGACTCCCGTGCACGACGTACGAGAACTGATCGAGCGGGACGGGCCGACGACGGCGGCGCTCACCCGCCGCGGCTACGAGTTGCGGGTCGCGCCGCTCCGGGAGGCGCAGCAGCGCCGTACCCGGGCCGCCGACCGGGTGACCCGGCTGCGGGCCGAGCTGAACCGGGCCTCCCGGTCCGCCCGCTCCTCCGGCGGACCGTCCGATGCCGCGCGCGACGCGGCCAGGGAACTGCGCGGCGCGGTCCGGCAGGCCGAGGAGGCGCTCTCGGCGGCCGGACGCGAACTGCGCGACCTGCTGCTCACCGTCCCCAACGTGCCGTACGACGACGTGCCGGACGGAGCCACCGGGGACGACGCGGTGGAGGTGCGCCGGGGCGGGCCGCCGCCCGTGCCGGCCGATCCGCAGCGCCATCACGCCGGGATCGGCGAGGCCCTGGGGATCCTGGACGCCGCCGCGGCCGGCCGGCTGTCGGGGGCCCGGTTCAGCGTCGCCCGCGGCGCCGGAGCCCGGCTGGAACGGGCGCTGGCCGACTTCTTCCTGGACCTGCACACGCGGAGCCAGGGATACACGGAGTACTCGGTGCCCTATCTGGTCAGCCGGGAGACCATGACGGGCACGGGGCAACTGCCGAAGTTCGAGGACGATCTCTTCGCCACCTCGGTCGGGGGCCGGGAGCTGATGCTCATTCCGACCGGCGAGGTGCCGCTGACCAACCTCTTCGCCCGGCAGACGCTCGACGCGGCGGGACTGCCGCTCGCCGTCACGGCCCGCACCCCCTGCTTCCGCGCCGAGGCGGGCTCGTACGGCCGTGACACCCGGGGGATCCTGCGGCTGCACCAGTTCGAGAAGGTGGAGCTGGTCAGGATCTGCCGCCCGGAGGACTCCCGTGCCGAGCTGGAGGTCCTGCTCGGGCACGCCGAGGAATGCCTGCGGAGGCTGGAGCTCTCCTACCGGGTCGTGCTGCTGCCCGCCGGCGACCTCGGGTTCTCCGCGCGCATGACCTACGACATGGAGGTGTGGCTGCCGGGCTCGGACGCCTACCGGGAGATCTCCTCGGTCTCCGACTGCGGCACCTTCCAGGCGCGCCGGGCCGGGATCCGCGTGCGCACGCGCGACGGCGTCAAGACGCCCGCCGCCACCCTCAACGGCTCGGCCCTGCCGATCGGCCGTACGGTCGCGGCGCTGCTGGAGCAGGGGTTGCGCGAGGACGGTTCGGTGGAGCTCCCGGCCGCGCTCGTGCCGTACGCCGGGTTCCGCCGCGTGCTGCCCGACGGCGGTACGGCACCGTGAGCGGCCGTGGACTACACCCGTCCGTCGCCGCTCACGATGCCGGTCAGGAGACCGGGAAGGGCTGACGCAGCGACGGGTCCTGGTTGAGGATGTTCCTGAAGCGCTGCCGGAGCTGGACCGACGGCTCCATGCCCAGTTCCTCCACCAGCCGGCTGCGCGCCTTGTTGTACGCCTCGACCGCCTCCGCCTGCCGTCCGCAGCGGTAGAGGGCCAGCATCAGCATCTCGGTGATCCGCTCCCGCCACGGGTGGACGGTACTCATCCGCTTGAGTTCCCCTATGACGTGGAACGGGTCCTCGCATCCGATTCCGAGCCAGAGCTTGTCCTCCAGCGCCGTCATGTATTCCTCGTCGAGCTGGAGGGCCACGCTCTGGCACATCGGCCCGGCGGGCACGTCCTGGAGGGGCGAGCCGCGCCACAGCCCCAGCGCCTCTTCCAGTAATCCGTAGGCCCGCCGGGGATCGTCGGCGACGACCCGACGGGATTCCGCGATCCGTCCGCGGAAGACGTTCATGTCGAGGTGATCGGCCGCGACCTCCAGGGTGTACCCGGAGGCCCTTGTGGCCAGGTGGGCGGGTGGGGCGGTCGATCCCGCCATCTTCTGGAGCGTCCCGCGCAGCCGGTAGATGTGGGCCTGCAGAGAGTTGTTCGCCGTCGGCGGCGGACTTTCCCCCCACAGCTCCGTGTAGAGCTGCTCGGCGGGCACCGGCCGGCCACCGCTCACCAACAGGGCCGCGAGAAGCGTCCGCTGTCTTGCCCCTGGAATGCTGTGGAATTGACCGTCCAGCTGATAACCGACCGCGCCGAGTATTCGGAACATCACCGGTTCGATTCTCCTTACGCGTGCTCTGCGTTGGCATATCCTCGGCGGGCCAGCAACCCGTGGGGAGGGTGGCCCGTGTCACAGATGGTTGCGCCATACAGTTGGGGGATTCGCACTCGATTTCAAGATTGCCATGGAACGTCCGCGCCGAGGCGGGGCATTTACAACCGGCCGATGCTTCTCCGC
Encoded proteins:
- a CDS encoding acyl-CoA dehydrogenase family protein; the encoded protein is MRSLSTARELCDHYHPGLLKALGDIPYARREVPGSPVIDLFRAHDGAGLLVPREYGGHGADALDAIRVQRALGSLSPSVAAAAAMHHFTTATLYALAVDPGRLTPAQLEVLSGIAPGRRLMASGWAEGRTQQNILVPAVSATPTEGGYLLNGTKKPCSLSRSMDLLTASIAVPGPDGAPELALAMVNLPARGLSVHPFWGNDVLAGAESDEVRLTDVFVPEELVVRTTAEDPGRLDDLQTVAFVWFELLISAAYVGAASTLAEQVVSRERGTAGERAALVIRVDSAFGLLEGAARAVLAGLGGEEAVAQVLVARYTVQDLLAQAVDQAVELLGGLDFIRSGDHARLATAVRALAFHPPGRGAAAEPLLAWFAGHPLELS
- a CDS encoding aspartate aminotransferase family protein produces the protein MTTTHLVPGTHTEQRILDLYRAHLSKGRATLAELFGTHMEVASEGAWITTSDGERFLNAGGYGVFIMGARHPVVMEAVERQLRTHPVATRILLEPTVALAAEALVSVMPPGLDRVHFALSGAEAVETGLKLARANGRKRTVSMHGGYHGKTLGALSATAKEVYQRPFRPLLPDVRHLPYGDADALEAELAAHPGEVCVILEPLQGEGGVIIPPKGYLKRVEELVREHDGFLILDEVQSGFGRLGEWWGADIEGVVPDVLLAGKALGGGVVPVSAAVATREAFRPFDKDPYVHTATFSGQPLLMAAVQGAIQAVRDGRLVSRAGDLGAVLLPRIAEIARRNIPDLLVDVRGQGLLIGVELTEAGLAGELLIELFNHGVVANHSMNGSSVVRFTPPATLTDQEVDVLLDSFDKATRALISGSATLPGRR
- a CDS encoding type II toxin-antitoxin system RatA family toxin; translated protein: MRHVELEACVRSEKARHVYDNVLRWERYPELAPHVQSTTVHATHPDPEAGSSWELHFRSGLLRWTERDRFLPDQLEIQFEQTEGDFDVFSGTWRLEQRGDDVAVRFSADFDFGIPSLEGILDPIAERVIRETVAWAVTGLFPRTDLVGDTGLDDSAPGLPATV
- a CDS encoding flavin reductase family protein, with product MRSAAKAPARLLIDQLAAPVAVLTVRHQGRTHGTTVSTLTRVSHRPLLLGAALRAGSVLSRLASAEGRFAVNVLGASQSSVARWFASSARPDGVEQFAAVDWHPDPYTAAPLLDGALAHYACRLSARHVVGDHEVLLGHVVRVDSGAGDPLLSYGGGLFAGALHPRTPPGGGHRPHIEEEAG
- a CDS encoding VlmB-like protein — its product is MTDTTRDRTAGAGADRVTAPEADWDTAPGLLDGAMKLTLGPEDCDLAYWITSVAQGTLRDRGVTGHHEDAGVPELLTRPGPLNEALTLEFGFRSVAEEIATRLLGHYVARAPGIPEMEFYATQMIDEARHSRVFRNHLVELGRPAATLLRDIDEMAADYRRRVLRPVEEFTLEVIRDEGDFLGGVAVFAIVIEGVLAPAAELSERKWTPLSPATGEISRGTAIDEIRHLTVASTILRDRLREHPEERQRVLDVIGRGVRLWDEIPDREFVIHREELFQEGMEEHADLIGDHEIWPGVRMLDTTAEQRYAMAERWTDEMAETRMAYMELPVDVLTGGPGRSA
- a CDS encoding beta-ketoacyl-ACP synthase III, which produces MTAGAPAAVICGIGGYVPPGVVTNQDLTSRLDTTDEWIRSRTGIAARHVIAPGTATSDLAVEAGGLALVSAGGEPPDAVVLATTTPDRPCPATAPDVAARLGLDGAAAFDVAAVCSGFLYGLATASGLIASGTARRVLLIGADAFTTIVDPADRGTAVIFADGAGAVVLRSGDATEPGAVGPLVLGSDGRLSDLIEVPAGGSRQRSSGRPPAPGEEYFRMRGRETYRHAVERMSAASRTALASAGWEIGDVDRFAAHQANGRILTAVAEELGVPAERSLSNIERVGNTGAASIPLLLAQCTADGSLSGGHRLLMTAFGGGLAWGAAALVWPDVKAA
- a CDS encoding acyl carrier protein, with product MPNMFETLKEILVSKLKVEAGQVTPEATREEVELDSLAVVELSLLLEKELGVNVSDDELLDLDTIGDMALLVEQRMSTV
- a CDS encoding beta-ketoacyl-[acyl-carrier-protein] synthase family protein, which produces MPATDTAVTGLGLVTPGGVGTEPTWEAVLAGRATTALDPVLDGHPVRLSCRVPGFDPDALLGGRRALRLDRFVQFALVAAGEAVADAGLDPATWDGARVGVVLGCADGGPGTVEKEHRTLLEQGPRRVSPLLLPMQLPNMLAGQAAIEFGARGPNLVVATACASGATAIGTARDLLAMDRCDIVLAGGSEAMITPLVMAGFASMGALSRREDDPATASRPFDAGRDGFVAGEGAGVLVLERAADARARGARIRARIAGYGASADAHHMTSPDPRGRAVEAAVRAALADAGAAPGDVAHVNAHGTSTPLNDLMEGQMLARVFAGRPLVTSTKGVTGHLLGAAGAVEAALGVLSVERSVVPPTASLGELDPRLDLEVATSATGARIDLALSNSFGFGGQNAVLAIAAA
- the serS gene encoding serine--tRNA ligase; amino-acid sequence: MHDVRELIERDGPTTAALTRRGYELRVAPLREAQQRRTRAADRVTRLRAELNRASRSARSSGGPSDAARDAARELRGAVRQAEEALSAAGRELRDLLLTVPNVPYDDVPDGATGDDAVEVRRGGPPPVPADPQRHHAGIGEALGILDAAAAGRLSGARFSVARGAGARLERALADFFLDLHTRSQGYTEYSVPYLVSRETMTGTGQLPKFEDDLFATSVGGRELMLIPTGEVPLTNLFARQTLDAAGLPLAVTARTPCFRAEAGSYGRDTRGILRLHQFEKVELVRICRPEDSRAELEVLLGHAEECLRRLELSYRVVLLPAGDLGFSARMTYDMEVWLPGSDAYREISSVSDCGTFQARRAGIRVRTRDGVKTPAATLNGSALPIGRTVAALLEQGLREDGSVELPAALVPYAGFRRVLPDGGTAP
- a CDS encoding AfsR/SARP family transcriptional regulator, with protein sequence MFRILGAVGYQLDGQFHSIPGARQRTLLAALLVSGGRPVPAEQLYTELWGESPPPTANNSLQAHIYRLRGTLQKMAGSTAPPAHLATRASGYTLEVAADHLDMNVFRGRIAESRRVVADDPRRAYGLLEEALGLWRGSPLQDVPAGPMCQSVALQLDEEYMTALEDKLWLGIGCEDPFHVIGELKRMSTVHPWRERITEMLMLALYRCGRQAEAVEAYNKARSRLVEELGMEPSVQLRQRFRNILNQDPSLRQPFPVS